A single genomic interval of Candidatus Zixiibacteriota bacterium harbors:
- a CDS encoding 6-phosphofructokinase, whose amino-acid sequence MNPCIRAVFHEAENQGIKVIAFRRGYAGLLDNDCFEMTSNDVSGIIQRGGTKLLTARCEDFKYEEGQKDGIANLIKNDCDGLVVIGGDGSFKGAFAIADRGVDVIGIPATIDNDIFGTDMALGVDTAMNNIIEVVDKIKDTASSHERTFIIETMGRGSGYLALMSGIATGAEAVLIPEVDYDLEKIVMRIKARFKQGKISNIIIVAEGAATAYHVGRQFSKIANIISHITVLGHLQRGGSPSAFDRVLGSRLGSAAVIKLLEGNSSCMVGMVKGEITVSSFVDVFKKKRKLGSSDIKLAEMLGK is encoded by the coding sequence ATGAATCCGTGTATCAGGGCTGTTTTTCACGAAGCTGAAAATCAGGGAATTAAAGTAATCGCTTTCAGACGAGGCTATGCCGGTTTGCTCGATAACGATTGTTTCGAGATGACCTCGAATGATGTAAGTGGTATTATCCAGAGGGGCGGCACAAAATTATTAACCGCGCGCTGTGAGGATTTCAAATATGAGGAAGGCCAGAAAGATGGCATTGCCAACCTCATAAAAAACGACTGTGATGGTTTGGTGGTGATTGGCGGTGATGGTTCTTTTAAAGGCGCTTTTGCTATTGCCGACCGCGGCGTTGATGTAATCGGCATCCCGGCCACTATCGATAACGATATATTCGGCACCGATATGGCTTTAGGCGTTGATACAGCCATGAATAACATCATTGAAGTTGTTGATAAAATAAAGGATACCGCTTCCTCTCATGAACGAACATTTATTATCGAGACAATGGGGCGCGGTTCGGGCTATTTAGCCCTTATGAGCGGTATCGCCACCGGAGCCGAAGCGGTTTTGATTCCGGAAGTAGATTACGATCTTGAAAAAATCGTTATGCGTATTAAAGCACGGTTTAAGCAGGGGAAAATCAGCAATATTATCATCGTTGCTGAGGGCGCGGCAACGGCTTATCATGTTGGCCGGCAATTCTCTAAAATTGCCAATATTATATCTCATATCACAGTCTTGGGACACCTTCAAAGAGGCGGTTCGCCATCCGCATTCGACCGCGTGCTCGGTTCAAGACTCGGCTCGGCAGCTGTTATAAAACTCTTAGAGGGCAACTCAAGCTGTATGGTGGGTATGGTTAAGGGTGAAATTACTGTTAGCTCGTTTGTGGATGTATTTAAAAAGAAGCGAAAACTTGGCTCAAGTGATATTAAATTAGCTGAAATGCTTGGTAAATAG
- the gap gene encoding type I glyceraldehyde-3-phosphate dehydrogenase, translated as MSVKVGINGFGRIGRLVFRIAMKESDIDIVAVNDITDAKTLAHLLKYDSVHGILPEDISAGNDGFKVGGKTIKVFAERDPAKLPWGDLGVQVVLECTGIFRTKETAGKHITAGAKKVLISAPGKEIDGTFVKGVNWDKYDGSKHDIVSIGSCTTNCLAPIVKVLHDTFKIKRGFMTTIHSYTNDQRILDLPHSDLRRARSAAVSMIPTTTGAAKAISEAIPEMKGRLDGCSIRVPTPDGSIVDLVVETEKNTSVEEVNAAMKKAADGPMKGVLEYTEDPIVSIDVVGNSHSSVLDSLSTMVSGNMIKVFSWYDNEWGFSCRMVDMIKELGK; from the coding sequence ATGAGCGTAAAAGTTGGTATTAATGGGTTTGGACGTATTGGGCGTCTGGTGTTCAGGATTGCCATGAAAGAGTCGGATATCGATATTGTTGCCGTAAATGATATTACAGACGCTAAAACCCTGGCGCATCTTCTCAAGTATGATTCGGTACACGGCATTTTGCCGGAAGATATTTCTGCCGGCAATGATGGTTTTAAAGTTGGCGGCAAGACTATAAAGGTTTTTGCCGAACGCGACCCAGCCAAACTTCCTTGGGGCGACCTTGGAGTGCAGGTTGTTTTGGAATGCACCGGTATTTTCCGCACTAAAGAAACTGCCGGCAAGCATATAACCGCCGGCGCTAAAAAAGTTCTGATTTCAGCTCCCGGTAAAGAAATTGACGGCACTTTTGTTAAGGGTGTCAACTGGGATAAATACGATGGCTCGAAACATGATATAGTCTCAATCGGTTCATGCACTACCAATTGCTTGGCGCCAATTGTTAAAGTGCTTCATGATACATTTAAAATCAAACGCGGTTTTATGACAACAATTCACTCTTATACGAATGACCAGCGCATCCTCGATTTGCCACATAGTGATTTACGCCGTGCCAGATCGGCGGCTGTGTCGATGATACCTACGACTACCGGCGCTGCCAAAGCTATATCTGAGGCGATTCCCGAAATGAAAGGCCGGCTTGATGGCTGCTCTATCAGAGTTCCTACTCCGGATGGTTCCATTGTTGATTTAGTGGTCGAAACAGAAAAAAATACATCGGTTGAGGAAGTTAACGCCGCCATGAAAAAAGCCGCTGATGGTCCCATGAAGGGCGTACTTGAATATACTGAAGACCCGATTGTCTCAATTGATGTAGTGGGCAATTCGCATTCATCGGTACTCGATTCGCTATCTACTATGGTTTCCGGCAATATGATTAAGGTATTCTCATGGTATGATAACGAATGGGGATTCTCCTGCCGCATGGTGGATATGATTAAGGAATTGGGAAAATAG
- a CDS encoding T9SS type A sorting domain-containing protein gives MINFRTPTLLIVVLMIVLNVGAVSAAGGQPSSEEDMPVVFVPSDDVLRLDNVMAFPGQNSVIVPVYFEALPGHSITGFEFELVMPSNGLTYVGYDSIHTDWNSDNLSVYLGGNYIEVQGYDDILPDNAAHNLINLIFDIDAGVDFDSTMNLTFQEDIHFSIDGDDVQYDPIVQDGWIKTIQDSVYVLLDSTVGYSYQAFGDEGSIKDTMYVRMPIYLYANYPCSDYSFQIYYDTTYLSWAGTELSEAYDVNVCEHDSSMGLLTIANIQPVSIPDSMEVLLVKLLFDVKDLHEQYNHDLDFSKLSTLIPLNNPAHPPYIKAAGSNHYADLIPGVNFHEGCVYLPKYRAQFDIVDAHIGSDGRVTVPVLFKPTYWAQYYRTFLVYNVLDLQFEYMDVGDEPLPQDVICVLRDTTHNMHTIEITTVSIHEEEKIPPDEFSELYYLHFRAHDEFMEKLGKTTPIYFSDNHDNISEVRDYFPPEDNPDAHIVRDNSNEPPYFVSDTGYVEVPLALMNVKDNVECQGDFAEVRVMVEWIGKNKFDAIDIIASTEGPLLFEKEMLEGDCNINWDNIDVFDHGQTIRAAGSMNPGDIKEGILCGFLVAGEPTYDITEIKLERVLLSDSYDDYYAACEDGWVEACRGREGKPDPIIVPTLQLSQNCPNPFNAATKINFLTINNGYTSIEIYDILGRKVKRLLSKEMLAGSHSIVWDGTNDNGAIVSSGFYFYVLSADGNKKSKKMILIK, from the coding sequence GTGATAAATTTTAGAACTCCCACTCTTTTAATAGTGGTATTGATGATAGTTCTGAATGTGGGGGCGGTATCAGCCGCTGGCGGACAACCGAGCAGCGAAGAAGATATGCCTGTTGTTTTTGTTCCCAGTGATGATGTTTTGCGGCTGGATAATGTTATGGCTTTTCCAGGCCAGAATTCGGTAATAGTACCGGTTTATTTTGAGGCATTGCCGGGGCATTCGATAACAGGCTTTGAATTTGAACTGGTTATGCCCTCAAATGGCTTGACCTATGTCGGTTACGATTCGATACATACCGACTGGAACAGCGATAATTTATCGGTTTATCTCGGCGGCAACTATATTGAGGTTCAGGGCTATGATGATATTCTGCCGGATAATGCCGCTCATAATTTAATCAATCTTATTTTCGATATTGACGCGGGCGTTGATTTCGATTCGACTATGAATCTTACTTTTCAAGAAGATATTCATTTTAGCATAGATGGTGATGACGTACAATATGATCCAATTGTTCAAGATGGCTGGATAAAAACAATTCAGGATAGCGTTTATGTACTTCTCGATTCAACAGTAGGATATTCGTATCAGGCTTTTGGCGATGAAGGAAGCATTAAAGACACCATGTATGTCAGGATGCCTATTTATTTGTATGCAAATTACCCCTGCTCCGACTATTCGTTCCAGATATATTACGATACAACATATTTGTCCTGGGCTGGAACAGAATTGAGCGAGGCTTATGATGTCAATGTATGCGAACACGACAGCAGTATGGGTTTATTGACTATTGCCAACATACAACCTGTTAGCATACCCGACTCGATGGAGGTTTTGCTGGTTAAGCTTTTATTCGATGTTAAGGATTTGCATGAGCAATACAACCATGATCTCGATTTTAGCAAACTATCAACTCTTATCCCGTTAAACAACCCTGCGCATCCGCCTTATATAAAAGCTGCCGGGTCAAATCATTATGCCGACTTGATTCCGGGCGTCAATTTCCATGAGGGCTGCGTTTACCTTCCGAAATATAGGGCGCAGTTTGATATTGTCGATGCGCATATTGGTTCCGATGGTCGAGTAACTGTTCCGGTATTATTCAAACCGACATACTGGGCGCAGTATTATAGAACATTTTTAGTCTATAATGTTCTCGATTTACAATTCGAATACATGGATGTAGGCGATGAACCCCTGCCTCAAGATGTTATATGTGTTCTTAGAGATACTACACATAATATGCATACAATTGAGATTACAACGGTCTCTATTCATGAAGAGGAAAAAATTCCTCCGGATGAATTTTCGGAACTTTACTATCTGCATTTTAGAGCGCACGATGAGTTTATGGAAAAACTGGGAAAAACGACTCCTATTTATTTCTCTGATAATCATGACAATATAAGCGAAGTTCGGGATTATTTCCCGCCAGAGGACAACCCGGATGCTCATATTGTTAGAGACAACAGTAATGAACCGCCGTATTTCGTCTCGGATACCGGCTATGTTGAGGTGCCATTAGCTCTTATGAATGTCAAAGATAATGTTGAATGTCAGGGCGATTTCGCTGAAGTTCGAGTTATGGTGGAATGGATTGGGAAAAATAAATTTGATGCTATCGATATAATAGCTTCAACAGAAGGTCCCTTGCTTTTTGAAAAAGAGATGCTTGAGGGCGATTGCAATATTAACTGGGACAACATAGACGTGTTCGACCACGGCCAAACTATTCGCGCTGCTGGCAGTATGAATCCCGGTGATATAAAAGAAGGCATTTTATGCGGCTTTTTAGTCGCTGGCGAACCTACCTATGATATTACGGAGATTAAGTTGGAACGTGTACTTCTTAGTGATTCATACGATGATTATTATGCCGCTTGCGAGGATGGCTGGGTTGAGGCTTGTCGAGGAAGAGAAGGCAAACCAGACCCAATAATAGTTCCGACTCTGCAGCTTTCACAGAATTGCCCAAATCCATTTAATGCCGCCACTAAAATAAATTTCCTTACTATTAACAATGGCTATACCTCAATCGAAATCTACGATATCCTGGGCAGAAAAGTTAAGCGGCTCTTGTCAAAAGAAATGTTGGCAGGCAGTCATAGCATAGTTTGGGATGGCACTAATGATAACGGCGCAATAGTCAGTTCCGGATTTTATTTCTATGTTCTTTCAGCAGATGGCAATAAAAAATCTAAAAAGATGATTCTAATAAAGTGA
- a CDS encoding T9SS type A sorting domain-containing protein, translating to MLKIKKVFVMVLAASLVFGASASFAADNLNIGEENPIVLVPCDHNLSIADSVPSFAGQDSINVPIIFQASNSAVSITRIEFSISMPDGVDFNSFTLNSWEGDYNIYQSGNNFEVQCWNYTLVLAPNEIVQLVDFYFDVHLSVGPDSVLPFGFVDDVYFYESGDPLAYDPLTYDGSIRTYSDSCWVDVADNITGFSNQAMDENKDIYVEVPVNLYTKFPCTFYRILLSYRPNGLEEPNPPIEEWPLQYVGYDTANVKYGTYVDHPYAPGYGDILVIAKTIIPYDTIYADMQIDSLVTLYFKVNDFHNEFNADANFDTLLDVIQAVSSISNEYSFLGTTPGNYVYLYENENFHGGSVYIPGYSTELQIGFVDVFDTTTVVSVPVYVKPTTSFYIQHYETKLEYEPALLTLQSITVGDAPVPQNIQFTDLGTYDDWNTIEVMTYDLQDDQYIEPDIYDWTTIYTLNFAPTDSFLSLSYGNAYIMPAEGWGCYGLVLDYFSVPGFNSIVRDNYDANFSFQLGRVHRVGGGRSLTEPIESVDALAGTAGTLSGDDLIPHIYCLHQNYPNPFNATTNIEFSIAEPGYVILDIYNMLGKKVRSLVSADMSAGAHQVIWDGTNNQGTVVSSGFYFYSLTSEKFQQTKKMLLLK from the coding sequence ATGTTAAAAATAAAAAAAGTTTTTGTAATGGTATTAGCTGCAAGCTTAGTTTTTGGCGCCTCAGCGTCATTTGCAGCTGACAACCTGAATATCGGCGAGGAGAATCCTATCGTATTGGTGCCTTGCGACCATAATTTGTCGATAGCGGATAGTGTTCCGTCTTTTGCCGGGCAAGATTCTATTAATGTCCCAATTATATTTCAGGCAAGCAATAGTGCGGTCAGCATTACACGCATAGAATTTAGCATTTCCATGCCTGACGGTGTAGATTTTAACAGTTTTACGCTTAACTCTTGGGAAGGAGATTACAATATTTACCAATCAGGTAATAATTTTGAGGTACAGTGCTGGAACTATACGCTTGTTTTAGCGCCTAACGAAATTGTACAATTGGTAGATTTTTATTTTGATGTACATTTGAGTGTTGGACCGGATTCGGTTTTACCTTTTGGTTTTGTTGATGATGTTTATTTTTACGAGTCAGGTGATCCGTTAGCCTACGACCCACTAACCTACGATGGCTCAATAAGAACATACAGCGATAGCTGCTGGGTGGATGTTGCCGATAATATTACCGGTTTCTCAAACCAGGCTATGGATGAAAATAAGGATATCTATGTTGAAGTGCCGGTTAACCTGTATACCAAATTCCCCTGCACGTTTTACAGGATTTTACTTTCATATAGACCGAATGGCCTTGAAGAGCCTAATCCCCCGATAGAAGAATGGCCATTGCAATACGTCGGTTACGATACTGCGAACGTTAAATATGGTACTTATGTTGATCATCCTTATGCCCCGGGTTATGGTGATATTTTAGTAATAGCAAAAACCATTATCCCGTACGACACAATATATGCCGATATGCAGATTGATTCGCTTGTCACTCTTTACTTTAAAGTAAACGATTTTCATAATGAATTTAACGCTGATGCTAATTTCGATACTTTGCTTGATGTGATACAAGCTGTAAGTTCTATTTCTAACGAATATAGTTTTTTAGGCACAACACCCGGCAACTATGTATACTTATACGAAAATGAAAATTTCCATGGCGGCTCGGTTTATATTCCCGGATATTCTACTGAACTGCAGATTGGTTTTGTGGATGTTTTTGATACAACAACTGTAGTATCTGTTCCTGTATATGTTAAACCGACAACATCTTTTTACATTCAACATTATGAGACCAAGCTGGAGTACGAGCCGGCTCTATTGACATTGCAGAGTATTACAGTTGGCGATGCGCCGGTTCCACAAAATATACAGTTTACTGACTTAGGCACCTACGACGACTGGAATACTATCGAGGTGATGACATATGACCTGCAGGATGATCAGTATATAGAGCCGGATATTTACGATTGGACTACGATCTATACTCTTAACTTTGCTCCTACCGATTCTTTCCTATCATTAAGTTACGGAAATGCTTATATAATGCCGGCTGAGGGCTGGGGCTGCTACGGCTTAGTGCTCGATTACTTTTCGGTTCCGGGATTTAATAGTATTGTCAGAGACAATTATGACGCAAATTTCTCCTTCCAATTAGGCAGAGTGCATAGGGTAGGGGGGGGCAGGAGCCTTACTGAGCCCATTGAGAGCGTTGATGCTTTAGCCGGAACCGCAGGTACATTATCTGGCGATGATCTTATACCGCATATCTACTGCCTGCATCAGAATTACCCTAATCCGTTTAACGCAACCACAAATATCGAGTTCAGCATTGCCGAACCGGGCTATGTAATCCTCGATATTTATAATATGCTGGGTAAAAAAGTCAGGTCATTAGTATCAGCCGATATGTCAGCTGGAGCGCATCAGGTTATCTGGGATGGAACAAACAATCAAGGAACGGTTGTCAGTTCTGGTTTCTATTTCTACAGTTTGACCTCAGAGAAATTCCAGCAAACAAAGAAAATGCTTTTACTGAAATAA
- a CDS encoding acyl-CoA carboxylase subunit beta, producing MSEKKINALKKNRNTLIQGGGEKRIAKQHELGKLTARERLALLFEEDTFRESLLYMKHRCTQFGMMSKEFPGEGVVTGHGIVDGRPVYVASQDFTVAGGSVGEATANKIKEAMDAAMKTGDPFIFINDSGGARIQEGVDALSGYGGIFYRNVLLSGVVPQISIIAGPCAGGAAYSPALTDFIIQIRHEGQMYITGPLVIKQVTGEEITAEQLGGVESHAHYSGVVHFIAENDEDSINIAKKLLSFLPSNNTEDPPFFPEFHDEEIIPDESLNSIVPDDPSEPYDMHEIILRIVDNADFMEIQEHFADNIIIGFGRLTGHTVGIVANQPMKKAGVLDIDSSVKAARFIRFCNAFNIPILTFVDVPGFMPGVQQEYSGIIRHGAKMLFAYGAATVPKITTVIRKAYGGAFLAMCAKSMGADTICAWPSAEIAVMGAEGAVNVLYREEIKDAEKPENERAEKIKEYKEIFANPYVAAAHGLIDDVLEPAETRQYIAAVLDVLKAKRELRPQKKHGLIPL from the coding sequence ATGTCAGAGAAAAAAATAAATGCTCTTAAAAAAAATCGGAATACGCTAATTCAGGGCGGCGGCGAAAAACGAATTGCCAAACAACATGAACTTGGCAAGCTAACCGCCCGCGAACGGCTGGCCCTGCTTTTTGAGGAAGATACTTTTCGTGAATCGCTTCTTTATATGAAGCATCGCTGTACTCAATTCGGCATGATGAGCAAGGAATTCCCTGGCGAGGGAGTTGTAACCGGTCACGGCATTGTCGATGGCCGTCCTGTTTACGTTGCCAGTCAGGATTTCACGGTTGCCGGCGGCTCTGTCGGCGAAGCTACCGCCAATAAAATCAAGGAAGCTATGGATGCGGCGATGAAAACCGGCGACCCCTTCATTTTCATCAATGACAGCGGCGGTGCTCGTATTCAGGAGGGTGTTGACGCGCTTTCCGGCTATGGCGGGATATTTTATCGTAATGTGCTATTATCCGGAGTTGTGCCGCAAATAAGCATTATTGCCGGGCCCTGCGCTGGCGGTGCAGCTTATTCTCCGGCATTGACTGATTTTATTATCCAAATCCGTCATGAGGGACAGATGTATATCACCGGTCCTTTGGTAATAAAGCAGGTAACCGGTGAGGAAATAACCGCCGAACAGCTTGGCGGAGTGGAAAGTCATGCTCATTATTCGGGAGTTGTGCATTTTATCGCCGAGAATGATGAGGATTCAATAAATATCGCCAAAAAACTGCTCTCATTCCTGCCCAGCAACAATACCGAAGACCCGCCATTTTTCCCGGAGTTTCACGATGAGGAAATCATTCCCGATGAATCATTAAACAGCATTGTTCCCGATGATCCCAGCGAACCCTATGATATGCATGAGATAATCCTGCGTATTGTCGATAATGCCGATTTCATGGAAATCCAGGAGCATTTTGCGGATAATATAATTATCGGTTTTGGACGGCTTACCGGCCATACTGTCGGCATAGTTGCCAATCAACCTATGAAAAAAGCCGGCGTACTGGATATCGATTCATCGGTTAAGGCAGCCCGTTTTATCAGATTCTGTAATGCTTTTAATATCCCAATCTTAACTTTTGTCGATGTTCCCGGATTTATGCCGGGTGTACAGCAGGAATACAGCGGGATAATCCGTCACGGTGCCAAAATGCTTTTTGCTTATGGCGCGGCAACTGTCCCGAAAATTACGACTGTAATACGTAAAGCTTACGGCGGCGCATTCTTGGCAATGTGCGCCAAAAGCATGGGCGCTGATACTATCTGCGCCTGGCCATCAGCCGAAATTGCGGTTATGGGTGCAGAGGGAGCTGTCAATGTGCTTTACCGTGAAGAAATAAAGGATGCTGAAAAACCGGAAAATGAACGCGCTGAGAAAATCAAGGAATATAAGGAAATATTTGCCAATCCGTATGTAGCGGCGGCTCATGGGCTAATTGATGATGTTCTTGAACCGGCTGAGACAAGGCAATATATTGCGGCGGTTTTAGATGTATTAAAAGCTAAGCGGGAATTGCGTCCCCAGAAAAAACACGGGCTAATCCCCCTTTAA
- a CDS encoding OadG family protein: protein MQETLGFTIKFSIVGILIVFSALTFISIIVSLLKRTDDRWQAHELSQQEATASEGEANIDILTLVIISAAAATVLQGRYYVRKIRRIRRLGAKPGSWTVQGRSILLGSHLVSKKK, encoded by the coding sequence ATGCAGGAAACGCTTGGATTTACTATTAAATTCTCAATCGTTGGGATACTTATTGTTTTTTCCGCCTTAACGTTTATATCGATAATTGTATCTCTTCTAAAACGAACTGATGACCGTTGGCAGGCTCATGAACTGTCTCAACAGGAAGCAACGGCTTCAGAGGGGGAAGCTAATATTGACATTTTGACGTTAGTTATTATTTCAGCCGCCGCCGCTACGGTTTTGCAGGGAAGGTATTATGTCCGAAAGATAAGACGCATACGCCGTTTGGGCGCCAAGCCGGGTTCCTGGACTGTACAAGGCAGATCTATATTGCTTGGCTCGCATTTAGTGTCTAAGAAAAAATAA
- a CDS encoding biotin/lipoyl-binding protein: MKLKITVHGVAYEVEVEVLDAGEGFSSVSSLPKFQPRVQAANSGGAAAAVVPPPAASPQSSQGSVSGSVASPIAGTVIEIKCKPGDSVTEGQVLLIIEAMKMKTSIAAPTSGKVKAVPVSAGDSVRESQILVEFE, encoded by the coding sequence ATGAAGCTCAAAATAACAGTTCATGGCGTTGCCTATGAGGTGGAGGTTGAAGTTTTAGATGCTGGCGAGGGTTTTTCCTCTGTATCAAGTTTGCCCAAGTTTCAACCGCGAGTGCAAGCGGCTAATTCAGGTGGAGCTGCTGCTGCTGTTGTGCCGCCGCCTGCAGCAAGTCCTCAATCATCACAGGGTTCTGTAAGTGGTTCGGTTGCCTCCCCGATTGCAGGAACGGTAATTGAAATAAAATGCAAACCGGGCGATTCAGTTACAGAGGGACAGGTACTGTTGATAATTGAGGCGATGAAAATGAAAACATCTATCGCTGCGCCCACATCCGGCAAGGTTAAAGCTGTTCCCGTATCAGCGGGAGATTCGGTTCGTGAAAGTCAAATCCTTGTGGAATTCGAATAG
- a CDS encoding sodium ion-translocating decarboxylase subunit beta, giving the protein MEILLNFVQSGAVGNITYGNCIMLVVGCIFIYLGIAKDYEPLLLVPIGFGILIGNIPFAPGLKLGIYEQGSVLSILYQGVTQGWYPPLIFLGIGAMTDFSCMLANPRLILLGAAAQAGIFLTFLGAILLGFAYKEAAAIGIIGGADGPTAIFLSSKMAPHLLGAIAVSAYSYMALVPVIQPPIIKLLTTKKERLIRMKPSKPVSKRLRIIFPIAAFIITGFIAPGSINLLGFLFFGNLLKECGVTERLANTARSAFIDIVTILLGLTVGASTDASRFITPASIKIFMLGAASFAVATASGVLFAKIMNLISKNKINPIIGAAGVSAVPDSARVCQMVGAREDPNNFLIMHAMAPNVAGVIGSAVAAGVLLATF; this is encoded by the coding sequence ATGGAAATATTGTTAAACTTTGTCCAATCCGGGGCTGTTGGGAATATTACATACGGCAATTGCATTATGCTCGTAGTTGGGTGTATATTCATCTATCTTGGCATAGCCAAAGATTATGAGCCTTTGCTTTTAGTGCCCATTGGCTTCGGCATTCTAATTGGCAATATACCTTTTGCGCCGGGCTTAAAACTCGGTATCTACGAACAGGGAAGCGTTCTCTCGATACTTTATCAGGGTGTAACCCAGGGATGGTATCCGCCGCTGATATTTCTTGGGATAGGCGCAATGACAGATTTTTCCTGTATGCTGGCTAATCCTCGCTTGATTTTATTGGGCGCTGCCGCCCAGGCTGGCATATTTCTAACCTTCCTTGGGGCAATATTGCTTGGTTTTGCCTATAAGGAAGCCGCCGCTATCGGCATCATAGGCGGCGCGGATGGTCCCACTGCCATATTTCTATCATCAAAAATGGCGCCGCATCTGCTGGGAGCAATAGCGGTTTCGGCATATTCATACATGGCGCTGGTGCCGGTGATTCAGCCGCCAATTATAAAACTTCTAACTACAAAAAAAGAACGGCTCATACGTATGAAGCCATCAAAACCGGTGAGCAAACGGCTCAGGATAATATTTCCGATAGCGGCTTTTATTATTACCGGTTTTATAGCGCCCGGTTCAATCAATCTGCTTGGCTTTTTGTTTTTTGGCAATCTGCTTAAGGAATGCGGCGTAACAGAACGATTAGCTAATACAGCCCGCAGCGCTTTTATTGATATTGTTACGATTTTACTGGGCCTAACAGTTGGCGCCTCTACTGATGCCAGTCGATTTATTACTCCGGCATCAATCAAAATTTTTATGCTTGGAGCCGCATCTTTCGCTGTCGCTACCGCCTCTGGTGTTTTATTTGCCAAAATTATGAACTTAATATCGAAAAATAAGATTAATCCTATTATAGGAGCCGCCGGTGTTTCAGCGGTACCCGACTCAGCCCGGGTATGCCAGATGGTAGGTGCGCGCGAGGACCCAAACAACTTTCTTATCATGCATGCGATGGCGCCCAATGTCGCCGGCGTAATCGGTTCGGCTGTGGCCGCTGGAGTTTTATTGGCAACATTCTAA
- a CDS encoding HDOD domain-containing protein: MQQVEKLNTSKIQSIVDKVHDLPTPPIVFTQIIKAINDPNTPIEKLAKIISEDPAITAKILKLTNSAFYGIPKTVANINEAIKIIGLEAVKSLVVSTSVFGMFSKNKNICNDYLESFWRHSLLTGFMAKILVSIIKVDTFEEAEMSFLAGLLHDIGKLIIAINMEKEYAEIESIMTNDKSLTAADAETKVLEFTHADIGEYLLNEWNIPDQVGNSVLYHHDSRIVETQPKVALIHIADYLSHEMEVVDGCPQNYLPPSEKTWNLLGLDSHRQADFISLLREQYNKAETFMEMTQGID, encoded by the coding sequence ATGCAACAAGTAGAAAAATTAAATACTAGTAAAATTCAGAGCATTGTGGATAAGGTTCATGATCTCCCTACTCCGCCCATAGTATTTACTCAGATTATTAAGGCTATTAATGACCCTAATACACCAATTGAAAAACTTGCTAAGATAATTTCTGAGGATCCGGCAATTACAGCTAAAATCCTGAAACTTACCAATTCGGCATTTTACGGAATTCCCAAAACAGTTGCCAATATCAATGAGGCTATCAAGATAATTGGTCTGGAGGCAGTAAAATCATTAGTAGTTTCAACTTCGGTATTTGGAATGTTTTCAAAAAATAAAAATATTTGTAATGATTATTTAGAGAGTTTCTGGAGACATTCATTATTAACAGGGTTTATGGCTAAAATATTAGTTAGCATTATTAAGGTCGATACTTTTGAGGAAGCCGAGATGTCATTTTTAGCAGGTCTCTTGCATGATATCGGAAAGCTGATAATCGCAATAAATATGGAAAAAGAGTACGCGGAAATTGAATCAATAATGACTAATGATAAGAGTCTTACGGCTGCAGATGCCGAAACCAAGGTATTAGAATTTACTCATGCTGATATTGGCGAATATCTTTTAAATGAATGGAATATACCGGATCAAGTTGGTAATTCAGTACTTTATCATCATGATAGCCGTATTGTTGAAACACAGCCGAAAGTTGCTCTTATCCATATTGCCGATTATCTGTCTCATGAAATGGAAGTTGTTGATGGTTGTCCCCAGAATTATTTGCCGCCTTCAGAAAAAACATGGAATTTATTGGGTTTGGATTCCCATAGACAGGCTGATTTTATAAGCCTATTACGTGAACAATACAATAAAGCAGAAACTTTTATGGAGATGACTCAGGGCATAGATTAA